A region of the Montipora foliosa isolate CH-2021 chromosome 8, ASM3666993v2, whole genome shotgun sequence genome:
TTGATCTACTGCAAGTTCATTACCCCACCCGAAATCTCCGTTCCGCATCCAGAGGACCGACATTGGTAGTAACTGATCATCAGACCCAGGCTTGCGGTGCTCGCTCTTTCTCTGTAGCTGCACATACTCTCTGGAATTCCAGGGACTTGCCATGGCTTACTCGTCACCATGCGCCCCAAGTTTAACCGTCGTTTTCAAACTGACCAGGTTGTGATCTCCACGCATACCGACATTCATTTCGGAAGGTCGATTTAGGACAGCCAAGGACCCTGCTGTCTTCGCTCAGTTAGCTGAGAGGCTTTAGTTTTTTCAGGGTTTAGGGCATCTCTTAATCCACTAGCCAGATGGCAGAGTTTCAGTATTTACCTTTCGGCATGAAAAATTTCGTGCTAGACTTGGGTTGATTGGAGCTAAGATGGCGGTGTCAGCTTCACACCTTTCCGTTTTCCTTGTATGGAAGGTGAAGTGgactttattttttttgaaactCTGTGTGAGTACTAAGGACAACTACAAAAAGCCATGTGGTAAGTTTTCATTCGCAATTTCTCACAAATTTCTGGACTTGAACTTTGCTCCATAGGCATATGTAAGTaactaaaactttatttaagtagGCTAGCCCATTCAACTCAAAAGCTGGTATCCATAGGGGCCCTGTAACTTGACCAAAATAGTGCTTAATTATAAACAAAAgagtgaagtgatcctcgcatttatctggacaatttaagcactGAATTGTCTCTTAAACACCTGAAAACTTTAGGCGACTTGCACGGGATTCGAGGAGGTCATGAGTTTGAATCCCGTTGCAGGAAGCTTCCTGGATTTTTCAGTGTCTATAGAAgagaattgcttaaattgtccagataactgcgaggatcattcgCGCCACCCTttcgtacatacatacatactttaatCATAATTCCCATGCGGGCTTTCCAAAATGATTTACAAAATTAGTATAATAAAATATAACGTTAAAATTGTAATTATAATGTCATATATCAAGCAAGAGAATAAAATTTGGTAAAAAGGTCACTCTTCAAATCTCCTTATCTACTAAGACTAGTAAGTTGCTTCAAATCAGAATGAAGATCGTTCCAGATGCTGACAGCTCTGTAGCGAAAGCTACGTTGACCCGGCTTTGTCTTACATAATGGAATCTGAAGCCAACCACAGTTTCGTGTATTACGATTATGTAGAGTGTTACGCTTACAAAATTGGTCACTTAAATATGGTGGCGCAAGGCCTTTCATGCACTTAAAAGTCATAATAGAGTCTCTGTATAGTAGGTGCTGTTTGATTGGCAGCCAGTTTAACTCCTGTAGTGCTGGCGTGATATGATCGAATTTCCTGGTTCCTGTTATAATTCTGCAGGCAAAGTTCTGTACACCTTGAAGCTTCTTGATGTTGCTGTTAGCTGTATTAGATCAGACTGTTGATCAATAAAATAACTTGCTCATAGCTAAAACTGAGATAATTAGCTGTAAAGTGTTGCTGTTAAAACTGTTCTTAACACGATTGATTTGACAGAGTTTGGACATGCATGATGCCGTTAGTTTATTTATGTGGTCATCATAAGCCAGCTTGCAGTCCAGTGTTACACCAAGATCTTTAGCTGTTGTGACAGGTGTTATCGATTTACCAAGAAAGAATAAGGACAAATCCTCGGGGAGCCTTTGTAACATCTGGCGTGTGCCGATCAGGAGGAACTTAGTCTTATCAGCATTGATTAATAAACTATTTGTACAGCACCAGGCCGCTACACGCAATAAATCTTTCTCAAGATTCTGCTTGGCAGAAGTTGAGTCTTTAATCGAGAAGGATAAAAGGATCTTAGAGTCATCGACATAAGATTCGATACGGCATGTTTCTGTGGCCAATGGAAGATCGTTTAGGTAGATGCAGAATAGCAAAGGCGAAAGGATGGCACCTTGTGGTACGCCATGTGTGATGTTAAGAGGTGATGAAGTGGCTGACCCAATGCGAACAAACTGCTTTCTATCGGTCAAGTAGCTTTTGAACCAATCCACCACTCTGTCGGAAGCACCAATGCGGTCCAACTTCTGAAGTAATATTGGGTGGCTTATACTATCGAACGCCTTGGAGAGATCCAACAAAAGGAGGGCAGAAACCATCTTGTTATCCATTGCATCAAGTAGGGCGTCAGTTACCAAGATGTTTAATGTTTCAGTAGAatgatgtttcttttttccacttTGATGAGAGTTCAAAAGGTTGTAACGTTGTAGGTATGAATTAACCCTCTGATTACTATCCGGccaaatacgtccagctttatccctcgtcccatctaccccttgtgacgtcatcacttttaacggtcaggaatagctttgtccactaacttgtgcagggagaatagatctttcaaactataccagaatgagcacaattcagtcaaggaaactggagaaacagCCAAAAAACCACGTAACAttgacctgaaaatctccatgaaaagcttgctccattgcccaactacctttctgagcacctaattctaagatgatgaaaggtttcccagaaactcttcccaccaaaatgaAGCCtgccaaatgcccagcaagttgaaaaaaaaaaatggggcaaggaaagcgaaaagagagggaaggagagaaagcgaaaggtggaagtcgaaagtgttgtgctacttttaaacccaaaagtcgaaattttgctttctgcgcatgcccgaactttgcaagcgcttattttgcacctggatgaaaaggccgcggagcctgtcaacgggtttgtaggcagatTTAGCCCTTAAAAAGcgcgacagtgaccaaaaaaacccctcaactagcttcaaaacgtgtttttcggccaagtctccagtagccaaagggttaaactgTTGCAGAGCTATTCTTTCACAGACCTTTGATGCGACTGTAAGCAGAGAAAGGGGACGATTATTTGCGGGTACCTCATGATCTCCATGTTTCCATCTATTCATCTTTCCATTTCGTCTCTAACCTGCACTACAAATgcaattatttatttcattcagaATAGTAACAAATTCACACTCATTCAAAAGGCACTCTATGGCTTATGCTAATAAGATATGAGAGGAGAAATTTTGCTAGTCCGTCCCGAATGGAAGCTAGAGACAAATGGGGATAACCCGAAGGAAAAAGAATATTCCTCTCCAGAAACTCAGAAAATCCAAACCAAAGAAACAACAAATATGACAAATGTAATAGACAAGATTACACGAAAGCCATCATAAAATCATCTAGGTTGTTGCAGGAACTAAATTCGTGGCCTGAAGATGAGGCAGTAGGGTAGCAGTCCTTCAGTGGCGCCGCAGCGGCTGCTAGGGACGAATGCGCGCGTTCGGAAGAACGATACGAGGCGGATAGGGAGCATCGTAACACCGACCCTGAAACATTCCTTTAAAGGCCTCAAAAATTCCTGAATGTCCACACCCAACAAAACGTAGCCGTAAATTTCATCTGTCTTGGAGTAGTTATCCAAGATAGTCCGCCATTTATGACAATGCTTTGTAACGTTCCCAGCAAAAAGTTGTTCTTATCCCTAAAAAGCATGTGAACAGGTGAAGCGTAAACCAAACCAGAGAAGACTATATCCGCTAGGGGGAGTGGCCTGACCCAGTTGTGGGGCTCTCCCTCCTAATTACACCAAGAAGCATTGGACTGACGATGAACAGCTGAATAGATAAGCCAATCGAAATCAAATGGAGGAACCGgttgctaaaagagagaacAATACGAAAACGAGAAGAACGTAAGGGTAAGGGTAAAACCCCACAACCGAGTCGAGCCAGGAATCCGTCCTAAGAATggaaaagtgtttttgtttagATTACCCACCTGGACAAGACTCGGAAATGGattgaaaacaaataccaagACTTGAGTTACTGGATACAAAAAATCATTCGGAGCACAATTCACCTGTAGATGGTTAGGAATTGTTACGGGCCTTCCTGACCCGGCAATTTCTGACGATGTGGCCTCGCGCTCGGAGGCCACACGCATAACATGCAATAGGTATCCTGGGGCTGGTATGCAGGTATGCAGGGGGGCGAACGTTAGACCCATGTTTTAAAGCCTTTTCAATCTCTTTGGCAATAGGATTCTCCCCCTAGTTACCGCCTAGATGTTTAAGGAGGACTGGCTGAAAAGAAGCTTGCGACGAGAGGGACCTGGTTTGCTTGAGGATAGAATTGTAGCGGGAGGTCTAGGTATCATTTTTCGTCTTGCCACGTCAACCAAGTGCTCCAGCGCTGCGATGACGGTGAGGGCATCAAAAAAGCCCGCGGAACGGGAAATGAGCTGCTTCAAAGTCTGGAGGGCATTGTGGACGGTGTTTTAAACAAGCTGGTTTTAACAGCAGCAATCTGCCCTTGACTGCAATCATTTCATAAGGGGCGGCCTAACCAGGCAAGGGGACAAATAAATATCTGATGGAAACGAAAAATCACACCAGCGAATATTACGAACAATAAAAAACTAGGGAAAATTAAATATACAAATGAAATAGCCAAAGCACGCGGCAAAAGCCATTCGAAAACAGAACCGACAACAGATAAACACAAATCAAAACACTTGAATACAGCAAGAgcgaaaaacaattatttatcGACATCTAACTAGCCATAAAAGCTAACCAAAATATACGCTTCGGTTGTGAGTTGGTTGTTAACCGTGTATACGCTAACAAGTGAAAAAAAGCTAACGCAAAACGACTGACATTTCGACTATACAACGTAAAGCGACAAAACCCCAACGCCGCGCGACAAAAAACAGAACGAACACCCCTTTACGTTGGAGAAGCCAGGAAAACTAGCTAGCATAAAGTAACTTGCGTTTGATATTTTACTAAAACGGTAAGCGGCAACATAACAAACAGGAAAACCAAGCTAAGCACTGATCCACGTTCTACGAGACACCAAGTCTAACGTGAACAACTGACATTCCGTCTGTATCCGTCGCTGAAGTGACAGGTGACAACGCACGTTTAACAGGCCACGAAGGCCAAGCTAACGCAAAACAACCAACATCCGACAAGAAGTTGCTAAAGCGACAAGTGCCAACGCAGATCAAACAGGAAGAACAAAACACTTGTCTACGTTTTACAAGCCACGAAGGCTGTCGTAACAACTGACATTTCGGCTGTACGTTGCTCAAGCGACGAGCGCCGGCGTAAATCAAAcagggaaaacaaaacacttGTCTACGTTACACAAGCCACGAAGGCTAACGTAACAACTGACATTCGGGCTGTACGTTACTCGGGCGACAAGCGCTCGTAACCACAAAAGATTTGGCCCACGTGCAAAGGCAacgaaataaagcaaaaaagagACGGaaatattaaaatgaaaataaacacctCAGGTTCTTGGGCAACGGGTTGGGAAGCGCCTTGTGCCGGTTGAGCTTAAGGGGTAGGCCTAGGGGAGCAGCCAAAGCTTGGAGCTGGTCCTGTGGAGGAGCGTTTGGAGCTTGTGCCATAAGAGCTTCAGCGACGAGTGAGAGAAAAACCAAGGGAAATCCAAGCCGCGGCACACAACAGAGCCCGCATAGAAATGAGAGAGGATGAGTTTCCCGTGAGAGACCGCGCAAAAAGGATAGGAGAAAACTCTCGGGAATAGCTAGAAGGGGCGTGGAGCATACTATGTAAATTTAATCATGTAGCGAGAAACGCATAACATATTTCGTGACTTATGAATGAATGAGAATAGAGCTTAGTTCCCTCAGGATttgtttgggacactaacatggCTGACTGTGAACTCACAGGAGGAAAGGGCACAGCGCATCAGATGTAGGGAGAAGCTCTCAGATGGAAAGAATTGAATTAGTATTTTCGTCGCCAAAATATCGTTTTAATTTATACTGAGGATGAATTGCTCTCAACATTTTCGTTTCTAATGACCGCGATTCCTTCCATCAGCATTGAGAATAACGATCACTCCGGCTAATTTTAAAAATGCGAGCAACTGTAGCGAGAGTCAATTTTGTAACAACTGGCAACAACTTTTTAACTCTTGGGCTAATTCtgtacttgcacaaatccccaAAATTcaccccccaaaattttgcataatcattgtttgcaatctctcctgggacatgaagatgtcccaagaaaaatcgaaaaaaatgtCTATGCAAATTCTTGGGGCGTGAAAGAGGTgcaagaggtgtattatgggatttgtgcaagtggGGAATTGTCTGGGACTGTGGAAAAGGGCTGTAAGTTTAGAATTACTCACTTGCTGATTAGAAGCTAGCCATAGATCGTTGTATTGTGTACAAACTGGAAGGTTCGTAGCCTCTGGGCAAGCATCAAGAGTTACAATTAATTGTGCGTGATATTAAAAGGGTGCCACTACGTTGAAAATGATTTGCACATATTGCAAAGATAATCTTTATTGCAACTCCCAATGTGGGCTTTTCAggcaatatacatgtacaatgcaaACTGCATATATCTGCGTCTTTGTTTCGGGGGTGTCacaaatacacttgacacttacTTCTTGACATATTCCTGGGTCTCTGTACTTCTTTGGTTAGAGCTTTGCTTCTAGGTCGTCCTGCATTGTTTGTTTCGCCAAGGCTCGAAATTCCTTCACTCGTGTGCGTATCTTGTTTCTCAAGTTCATATTTTGATTTATTAATTTGCTTCTTAGCGTCCAATTTTGCCTTGCTCTCCGCTTCCTTTTCACGAGGCAAATTCTTCTTTGTTGGCTCCCAATCTTCTCGGCTATTTTCTCTCATTAGCTCTACCGTAATCTTACGGACATCAGATGTTTGCCTCTTTATCGGCGCCTTTTGCTCTTCATTCTTCCCTTGGAGAACTTTCATCTCATCTCGCTGTTGCGCGTTCGCTTCCTCAGCCTCCCGCGTCAAGTTCTGGAGTTCTTCCCTCAAGATTTGCAGTTCTTTGTGCAATGTTGGTTTTTCTCGTTGATTATCTTCGCTTATCTCTTTAATTCTGTTGTTCAAGTTCAGAACTTGCTCAACCAAATGCTGTTTCTGTTCACTCATTAAATCCCTCTCAGTAGTTATCAAATTTAGTTTTCCTGCCAGCTTCTCACAGCGAGAACAAAACTCATCTGCAAGatcgaaaagttaaaaaaaagaatattactCTCTTGGCATACATGTGATGCTGAGAAAACAAAtatcttctccttcttcttggCTGTTGCTTACTCAGTTTTGGATACTCAGGTACCAATAAACTACAACAGACTCGTGGATTCCCTAATCTTAGATTTTTCAACTGAGTAAACACCCTAATCTAGCTTTCAATGATAAAATATGACTATGAGAGAAGGAAgttaatttgtatttttgttatCCATTGTACTCAACACCTTGAATAAGACTGGCGAAGAATCTTCagtaaatattaattttgggAATCCGACAAtcaacaaattgaaatttactGTAAAATCTTCTATATAGGTGGTATAAACGCCCTGTGTTTGCAGTCAAGATTACAGCTACTCCGGGACATTTTCTAGTCAAGGCAATTTACTTTTTACTTTCTGACGTTACATGAAAAAAGCAATGTCTTATTGCCGTTCGGAGAATGATAGCCATTGCCTCTTCCCATCCGACCAAGATATTATTGGTGCCACAGGCAGAGCTTTCTAAAATTTGttctggtttttcttttttctttttttttttttttttcgcaataACCGTGATCAGATAATGAAACTGTAGATGGATGAGAAATCATAATTTTTGAAATTCACATTTCATCTTTCCAATATTGCAGCTTAACTGGGGACAAATGGTAATGCAGACAAAAGCTAATCGAAACAAAGCTTACTGTTTTGAGAAAAACAGACCAAGTTCGAGATTCACACAAACCTTTAATTTCACATTCCTTTGGTCCTACAGATGTTCCACTGTCTTGAAACTGATTGGCAGTAAGTTGTCTTTCCGTATTCGCCGTAGCTTCCTTGAGCTGTTTCTCTAAGCTTTGACACTGTTTCTTCAATTCTTTACGCTCTTCTGTGACTCTAGTTAAGTCTTTCTGTGCATTTTTGTTGTTCACATCGAGCAACTGTTTAGCGAGTTTGCGATTTTCTTCCTGTAACGCTTGTAAATCACTCAAAGTTTGTTTGTATTTCTCGTCGAGATGATCACACATACCCCGTAAACGCGTCCTTTCGTCTTTGAAAACTTCTTTGTGCCTTTTTTCATTTCGTACTTCATGTTCAAGACGAGAAATAGTATCTTCCAATTCTTGCAGTCGGGCCTCCATCTTTTCTGCATCATTTCTCCATCTTTTCTGCATCTTTTCTGCATCATTTTTTAGTGCCTCAAGTTCCTTCAAGGTCTTCCTGTGAGCTTCCTGCTCTTTTTCCAATTCTTGTCTTGTTGTAAGAACGTTTTCTTTCATCCTGGCGCTGTCTGTCCTGGCAAGGTTAAGTTCTGTCTTTATCTTTTCCATTTCTttagaaaacaaaatatttaacgTTACATATTATACTGGATTGGATTTATGATAGGTGATTTCTTAATAGGTTAGAGTTTCTTTCATCATTGTTCTTAATTTGCACTGAATTATCCATTATTGTTAatttaggggtgcagggatggcgcagtggtgagagcaatcgcctcccaccaatgtggcccgggttcgattcccagattcggcgtcatatgtgggttgagtttgttggttctctactctgcaacgagaggttttctccgggtactccggtttctcctctcctcaaaaaaaaacaacctttgacttgatttgccttcatcgttaatttcagtttacggtgtccccaattagcgctccaacgctagaacgactagacacttaaataacgtttgctttcctttttttctttccttttttgaaaGTTTGATAGGAAAGACGAAAAATGAAGCTAAGAGACAACGGAAATGTCTGGACACCAGACTCGAAACTCGGGGAACGCAGGTTCCGCCCACTTAGCTCCAAGTTAAACACTATAGACTACCGCACTGCAAGCTACCACTAGCTATtataatatcagaaacccataagagttgaaacgtgtaacgcgcgttctcagcttccgaatattcagtgcgaactgattggttgaatgtttcagtgctaagtaccatatttggaaacccctcgctcttgttgttccaaatatggtacttagcaaatcgaatattcagaagcttgtttcccaacacacaaggggccgttacacgtttcaacccttatgggtttctgataatatgTAATAACGCCTTGTTCCGTAACCTCGTTGTAAACGTGTGTAATCACTGGCTAAGGAACAACGTAAAACACTGCCATCCACTTCCAGGCCAAGTACGAAGAGAAGACACATAATCCGCCCTCTACGGATCTTTTTATATTGGCATGACTATCCTGCTAGATTTCTCTCTCTTGCAGCTTTTAGTCACAGTATACgtataaaataaattcacatttTATGGGCGGGGTAAGGATtacttttgcttgtttttctctttgctCCGAAAAACATTTATGAAAAAAATTTGTATATTTAAAGGGCCGCGGCCATGCGCTTCAAATATTAACCTTTTACcaaccatagttaatgcatggagatggttacgAAACTTGACAAGTCTTTCTGTTTCATATTTTTGTCTGCATTTTTTACCTTGACGGTGCAccaaacacaccttttttttttttttgagaagataaccaataaaaactttcgattaaattatgcacAACTAATTTGctaacccgtgcgaagcgaaaacaaaagattgtgcacctTCACGGTCAATTCAATATCGAGGCAACATTGTTCCCGCTTTTGAAGTTTTTAAGATTTTATAACCattccctcgattaactatgtaCTGATCAGGGGCCAATATTCCGCAGATATATCGCCCAAGGAAGTGAGgctagtaagttgtttattagcTAGCTAGGTTGTTTGAGCGATCGGACACTTGGTGAATGGTGAATGTTTGTAATCTTCGTCTTGTATCggcgaactttgaacggtaaccttttacatgtaaagcTAAATTGTAGAAGGCCTGAAACGCTATTAAATATAAATGGTTTCAAGTGACAAGTTAAAACTAAATACGAGACGCAAAAATATGTTAGCATTAAAAACGACACTGCGGAATTAATTTCAGTAAGAAATGGTCGTTGGCATTCTACTTTGCGTTTTAAGCAAAGAAGCAGTCATCGATG
Encoded here:
- the LOC137968143 gene encoding uncharacterized protein isoform X3, which translates into the protein MDKRHRNILKHHRPYLLENLQPIKLLPYLSSILDESDRQEVKQEPTTEQQVDKLLDIISRKGPDAFGEFMNALERKQMFIALYLKQETEMEKIKTELNLARTDSARMKENVLTTRQELEKEQEAHRKTLKELEALKNDAEKMQKRWRNDAEKMEARLQELEDTISRLEHEVRNEKRHKEVFKDERTRLRGMCDHLDEKYKQTLSDLQALQEENRKLAKQLLDVNNKNAQKDLTRVTEERKELKKQCQSLEKQLKEATANTERQLTANQFQDSGTSVGPKECEIKDEFCSRCEKLAGKLNLITTERDLMSEQKQHLVEQVLNLNNRIKEISEDNQREKPTLHKELQILREELQNLTREAEEANAQQRDEMKVLQGKNEEQKAPIKRQTSDVRKITVELMRENSREDWEPTKKNLPREKEAESKAKLDAKKQINKSKYELEKQDTHTSEGISSLGETNNAGRPRSKALTKEVQRPRNMSRSYEPSSLYTIQRSMASF
- the LOC137968143 gene encoding myosin-2 heavy chain-like isoform X1, whose product is MDKRHRNILKHHRPYLLENLQPIKLLPYLSSILDESDRQEVKQEPTTEQQVDKLLDIISRKGPDAFGEFMNALERKQMFIALYLKQETEMEKIKTELNLARTDSARMKENVLTTRQELEKEQEAHRKTLKELEALKNDAEKMQKRWRNDAEKMEARLQELEDTISRLEHEVRNEKRHKEVFKDERTRLRGMCDHLDEKYKQTLSDLQALQEENRKLAKQLLDVNNKNAQKDLTRVTEERKELKKQCQSLEKQLKEATANTERQLTANQFQDSGTSVGPKECEIKDEFCSRCEKLAGKLNLITTERDLMSEQKQHLVEQVLNLNNRIKEISEDNQREKPTLHKELQILREELQNLTREAEEANAQQRDEMKVLQGKNEEQKAPIKRQTSDVRKITVELMRENSREDWEPTKKNLPREKEAESKAKLDAKKQINKSKYELEKQDTHTSEGISSLGETNNAGRPRSKALTKEVQRPRNMSRRAPKNERNLDKDGVSDLCLNSQQFSVARLG